One genomic region from Magallana gigas chromosome 3, xbMagGiga1.1, whole genome shotgun sequence encodes:
- the LOC105336512 gene encoding neurocalcin homolog: MGKQNSKLEPKELSDLNLQTNFTEAELQQWYKGFLKECPKGSLTMSEFKKVYSDFFPRGDATTFAEYAFKAFDINQDGTLDFREFMCALSVSSRGSLEEKIQFAFRIYDIDGDGFITKHEMVEIIGAINKMVDSSSKTKHSKMTPEERTDVIFKRMDKNSDDKLSLEEFTDGVKEDRSIVQFLQGDA; encoded by the exons ATGGGGAAACAGAACAGTAAACTTGAACCTAAGGAGCTGAGTGACCTAAACCTACAGACAAACTTTACCGAGGCGGAACTACAACAATGGTACAAAGGATTCCTCAAGGAGTGTCCGAAGGGAAGCCTCACCATGTCAGAGTTCAAGAAGGTCTATTCGGATTTCTTCCCTCGGGGAGACGCCACCACATTCGCCGAGTATGCCTTTAAGGCGTTTGACATCAATCAAGATGGCACCTTGGATTTTCGGGAATTTATGTGCGCCCTCAGTGTTTCCTCGCGAGGCTCGCTGGAGGAGAAGATTCAGTTCGCCTTCCGCATCTATGATATCGATGGCGACGGGTTCATTACGAAACACGAGATGGTGGAAATCATTGGG GCAATCAACAAAATGGTGGATTCGTCATCGAAGACAAAACACAGTAAGATGACCCCCGAGGAGAGGACCGACGTCATCTTTAAGCGGATGGACAAAAACTCGGATGACAAGTTGTCGCTGGAGGAATTCACTGACGGCGTGAAAGAGGATCGGTCCATCGTCCAATTCCTGCAAGGCGACGCGTGA